From a region of the Panicum virgatum strain AP13 chromosome 2K, P.virgatum_v5, whole genome shotgun sequence genome:
- the LOC120689165 gene encoding ribosomal RNA small subunit methyltransferase, mitochondrial-like: MKRAVSARWARRAVRQGCFYASTTTTSSSPEAAASERWDGRFRLYKPRGQHLLTNPRVLDAIARRAAIGPGDAVLEVGPGTGNLTARLLASPASRVAAVEIDPRMVDAVTARAAALGLADKLTVIAGDAVEVDFPEFDVCVANIPYGISSPLIAKLLFGAYRFRAATLLLQKEFARRLAAAPGDGEYNRLAANVRLVADVRLLMDVSKRDFVPMPRVDSSLVEIRPRAVALGVDLGEWLEFTRACFGQKNKTLGAIFKQKRMVMELFSRSQRAEERDGRAGAVSLSALDDGTDEDGCGKDDDDGDRAAAGCSGEEVAAFKDRIAGALESAELAGKRPSKLSNDELLRLLRLFNERGVRFR, encoded by the exons ATGAAGCGAGCCGTGTCCGCTCGCTGGGCCCGGCGCGCCGTCCGCCAGGGCTGCTTCtacgcctccaccaccaccacctcttcctcgcctgaggcggcggcgtcggagagGTGGGACGGGCGGTTCCGCCTCTACAAGCCGCGGGGGCAGCACCTGCTCACCAACCCGCGCGTCCTCGACGCcatcgcccgccgcgccgcgatcGGGCCGGGCGACGCCGTCCTAGAGGTCGGCCCCGGCACGGGGAACCTCACCGCGCGCCTCCTCGCCTCCCCCGCGtcgcgcgtcgccgccgtcgagaTCGACCCGCGCATGGTCGACGCCgtcaccgcgcgcgccgccgccctcggcctCGCGGACAAGCTCACG GTGATCGCGGGCGACGCCGTGGAGGTGGACTTCCCGGAGTTCGACGTCTGCGTGGCCAACATCCCCTACGGCATCTCCTCGCCGCTGATCGCCAAGCTGCTGTTCGGCGCCTACCGGTTCCGGGCGGCGACGCTGCTGCTGCAGAAGGAGTTCGCGCGCCGGCTCGCGGCCGCGCCGGGCGACGGGGAGTACAACCGCCTGGCGGCCAACGTGCGCCTGGTCGCCGACGTGAGGCTGCTCATGGACGTGAGCAAGAGGGACTTCGTGCCCATGCCCCGGGTGGACTCCTCCCTCGTCGAGATCCGGCCGAGGGCCGTCGCGCTGGGGGTGGACCTCGGCGAGTGGCTGGAGTTCACGCGCGCGTGCTTCGGGCAGAAGAACAAGACCCTCGGCGCCATCTTCAAGCAGAAGAGGATGGTCATGGAGCTGTTCAGCCGGTCGCAGCGCGCGGAGGAACGCGACGGCCGTGCCGGTGCTGTCAGCCTCAGCGCGCTTGACGACGGCACTGACGAGGATGGTTGTGGAAAAGATGATGACGACGGCGACAGAGCAGCGGCTGGTTGCAGCGGGGAAGAGGTCGCGGCGTTCAAGGATAGGATCGCCGGAGCATTGGAGtctgccgagctcgccggcaagaggCCGTCGAAGCTGTCCAACGACGAGCTGCTGCGGTTGCTCCGGCTGTTCAACGAGCGCGGGGTGCGGTTCCGGTAG
- the LOC120689172 gene encoding lon protease-like yields MALLPQILHSPHPHPRLAAAAAASPSRAFPRAPRLHAGGRGRGRLAAAAGASGPGPGPSSPEPYPPESDDGLVELPLFPLPLVLFPDATHALHIFEFRYRIMMHTVLQTDLRFGVVFAGSGGSAAEVGCVGVVVKHERLADDRFFLICKGQQRFRVARVVRTKPYLVAAVQWLDDRPPAEAPAPGEDAEALAADVEALMRDVIRIANRLNGKPEKEVGDLRRGLFPTPFSFYVGNTFEGAPREQQALLELEDTAARLRRERDTLRNTLNYLTAASAVKDAFPSSPSSG; encoded by the coding sequence ATGGCCCTCCTCCCCCAAATCCTCCACTCCCCTCACCCCcacccccgcctcgccgccgccgccgcagcctccccCTCCCGCGCATTCCCTCGAGCGCCCCGCCTCCATGCCGGGGGCCGGGGAcgcggccgcctcgccgcggcggcgggcgcgtccGGGCCCGGGCCCGGGCCTTCGTCGCCGGAGCCGTACCCCCCGGAGTCCGACGACGGGCTGGTGGAGCTCCCGCTGTTCCCGCTCCCGCTCGTGCTCTTCCCGGACGCCACCCACGCGCTGCACATCTTCGAGTTCCGCTACCGCATCATGATGCACACGGTGCTGCAGACCGACCTCCGCTTCGGCGTCGTCttcgccggctccggcggctcGGCCGCCGAGGTGGGATGCGTCGGCGTGGTCGTCAAGCACGAGCGCCTCGCCGACGACCGGTTCTTCCTCATCTGCAAGGGCCAGCAGCGGTTCCGCGTCGCCCGCGTCGTGCGCACCAAGCCCtacctcgtcgccgccgtgcaGTGGCTCGACGACCGCCCGCCCGCCGAGGCCCCGGCCCCCGGGGAGGACGCCGaggcgctcgccgccgacgtcgagGCCCTCATGCGGGACGTCATACGCATCGCCAACCGCCTCAACGGGAAGCCCGAGAAGGAGGTGGGCGACCTGCGCAGGGGCCTCTTCCCCACGCCCTTCTCCTTCTACGTCGGCAACACCTTCGAGGGCGCGCCCCGGGAGCAGCAGGCGCTGCTCGAGCTCGAGGATACCGCCGCCAGGCTGCGCAGGGAGCGGGACACGCTGCGCAACACGCTCAACTACCTCACCGCTGCCTCCGCCGTCAAGGACGCGTTCCcatcctcgccgtcgtcggggTGA